The sequence GAGCCCTGTgcctggagaaaaaggagaaaggggtaAAAGGCAGAAAGGAGTAAAAGGCAGCACGGACCCCGCGGGCACCTGCTCAGTCCCGTCTCCGCCCCCTCACAGGTGGCGCCGCGTCCCGCGATGGCCACGGGCGCCCTCCTGCCGTGCCCAGTGTCCCGGCTGGACTTCCTCAAGGCCTCGCACTTTGCGTTGGGCCCGACCCGCGGCTGCACGTGGACGCCAAGCAGTGCACGTCGCACCCGGACTTTCCCGCCTACCCGAGGGTTACCCGTGGGCCGCTGTGCCAGCCGCCGCCCCGCGCGTCCCTCTTCCAGCAGGACACGCGCTGGGTGGGCCAGGAGCGCCTGTCAGAGACGCACTGCGCGTATGCGCCCCCATTACCGCTGCTGTTGAGCCAGTGGCAGCCGGAACTGGCGCGGGAGCGCACGCTGGCCATGCAGGCCAGCAACCTGCACGTGCACGCGGACTCGCGCACCCGCACCGGCCTCTCCACCGCGCGCTCCGACTCCGGCTGGAGGGAGCTTCCGGAGCGCGCCCTGGACAAGATCCGCGGTGCGCGCCTCATCTTTGACCGCGACTCGGTGCCGTCAGGTGACCGAGCCAAGCTGCGCATCCCGCCCACCACGCACCAGGAGTACTTCCGGCTCCGCGATGTTTGCCCGAAGCCCCGGGAGCCCTCTTGCCACTACGGTGAGCGCACGCCTGGGCGCCCTAAGGCAACTTGCCCAACACCATGGTTCTCCTGGCGAGCGGGGATTCTGCACCCACCCCAGAGGACTTTTGGCAATGCCTGGATCATTTTTTGGTCTTCacgactgggggtgggggtggtgagaagGTGCTACTGTCAGGGAGTGGGcgaaggccagggatgctgctaaacatgctACCACGCACCGGGGAGCTGCCCACAggaaagaattatccagccccaaatgtcaacagtgcagaggctgagaaaccctggaaCCTCCTTGAGCCTCAACGTCTACATCCACAGAATGGGCATGTCTCCCGAATCTCTCCAGGGTGCTGTGCAGTGGGCAGAAATCATGAAAGCTGGTTTGGGGTCAGACGAATCTGTTGtgtccccactccacccccaccccccacccccagctcggCCACCTTAGTAGTTGTGTGACTCTGAGCAAGTCTACCTCTCCCGGCCTCAGTtcactcatctgcaaaatgggtgcAACAACAGGGCCCCCACTGTATAGTTACTGGTGAAGCCGGAAGAGCCCCGAGTGCAGGATGTGCCTACCAAATTAAGTGTCGCTGTCATTCGTGTGATCCAATTCTCTGACTCAGGGGACTTTGTGGTGGATACCACTAGTTAGAGACCCTCCAAGCTGGGCTCAGGGATTGTCAGAAGTGGATTTGATTTCGTTCTGGTTCTGAATTTCTATGGCTTCCAGCAGGTTAtttgacttctctgagcttcaaggGGGCTATAAAGTGGGGGGAATAAcatcagcccccccccccccatgaggTGCAAAACACTTAACCTAGGCACTGGGCTCAAAACTTGGTAGCTATTCTTattcttgttgttgttattattattattagcagaCCACGCTGCTTACGGGATCtcatttccccgaccagggattgaacctgggtcacggcagtgaaagcccagaatcctaaccacctgatcaccagggaactcccttgttctcatttttttttattatttttggtgtttTCCAGACAGGCCTTAGGCTAAGTTGTCAAGACTGCCTGCCTCCCCTCCGCAGGCAAGGAATCGAATCCCAGTGGTCCTGAGGCTGCAGGGAATTgatcccattctctctctctctcgttcatCCTCAGGGGGCCCCAGTTCCCTCAAGTGGGGGCCCAGGAGACAGGATGACAGCACCTCCTACAAGAGACAGTTCCAGGCCCTGCCAGGCCCACCTGCCTTGATGTGTAAGAGGGTAAATTGAGGCTGGCCTGGTGCTGCGGGTGCGGGGAGCAGCGATGGGGCAGTGTGGTCTTGGCCTTTCCCACCCCTGTCCTCCCACAGGCCTCCTCCAGCATAGAACTGGGAGACTTCAGGATAGGCTGTGAACCCATGTATGCAGAGCAGAAATACGCCTACAGGCCCCAGGTTCTGCCTCCAGACAGGTACAAAGGGACCATGACCTTCTACCAAGACGGGGCAGAAGGGCTGTCAGCAACATGTGGGATGTGTCACCTAAGGCCCCAGGGCCAATACTGTGCCTTTGAAGTCTCCATCACCCCCAGGCAAGGTCCACTGTCGTGCCACACTCTCCACAATTAGCACCTCACCGTTTGGCCATTGGAAagcctgtccctctctcccttttcctggaAGTTGCAAAGGCCCAGATCAGATGCATCCTCACACCTCTCCTTATCTGTAGGTATGACAAGGCCCAGGCCTCAGCCCACATCCACCATGTGAATATCCATCCTGGAGATGGCCTCTTCCATGACAGGACCACCAAGGGTGAACACTTCTATGCCCGGGATCCAGGTGAGAGTCTGCTGTCAGCCCGCCCCTCTCTCCCTCAGCAGCCTCCCAGAGCTGCTCAGGACCTACTCTGCCACTGGCAGAACCTTTTGTTCTTCACCACAACCATTCTCCGGAGTCGCACATCCTGGAAGGAAACGGGTGCCCCGGTCCAGGCAGCCTCACCACCTCCACGCACTTCTTTCACGGCCAGGTCAGCAGGAAGGGGCAGAAGGTGGCTTGGCTCATCAGGGAAAAGGACTTTCCCAAGCAGAGTGAATAatagcaagtacaaaggccctgaggtgggagggaGCTTAACAAGTGTGCAGGGAGCTTCTGGATCTATTTGTGTAATATAGGGTCAATCGCTTAACCACTCCAATCCTCAGTGGCTCTGTCTGTAAACCGAGATAACAGTACCAATTCCCAGTACCATCACGTGGGACCCAGAGAGACTGTGAGacgtccaaggtcacacagcgccCACTTCTGACCTCCATCCCGACCTTGGGACATCCCTAACACGGGAAGCATCCCAGATGTCATGTGGTCCTACAGCCGCTGCCCGCGACCAAGCCACCCGGCCGCCACGTGCCTCATGAGAAATTGCAGAGTCCCATAACCTTAGGGGAGCCGTCGCTTCTCGGACAGTTCTTCCAGACCTCCGTGGGCACGGACTACTTACCCCCTGGGATGCAAAGTCCTCCAAGAGCGCCCAACCTccacttgctgcagagcaacctGCCCCAGGGCACCGGCGGTGAGCGCGGCCCCGCCCCACCTCGGAAAGCCACGCCCTTGCCACAGCTGTGGCCCCGCCCCCGTCAATCCCGCCTCGCCCATGCCCGACTCTGGCTCCGCCTCCTGAAGAGCTAGATCCCACCCCACGGACAAAGATCCCAACTCTGCCCCTGAACAACCCCGTTCCCTTGTGAACGCGACTCCcaacccacccctccaccccgccGTGGCCCCTGACAACTTCAGCACTAGCCCAGGCATAGCCCTTGAACCCTTACCCCATCCTTAGTCTCCCACTTCCCTTCCCCCTGGGCCCTGCCTTTTCTCCCTCAGCCCCTCCGCTGGGCCACCCCACCCAAATCTCCAGAACCAGATTTTTTAACCATGAACCAGAAGATGGTGAAGCCGCACAGAATAGCTCCAGCCTCCATGCTACAACGGGTATGGGAGGGGGATGGCGTATCTCTCTAACCAGGTAACCCCCGAAATCAGTGTAGAGTTATCTCAGGAAGATTATACCATCGACTCAGACTCAGAATTAGTGTCAAGTCCACTCAGGGTCACCCCAGGTTCAGAGTCATCTTAATGTCATCCCAGCCCCAGGTCATCTCTAGCTCAGCCCCAGGGTCATGTCGGGGTCATCTTCACATCACCAGCCACAGTTATACCCCCAGCTGAGGGTTAGCTCAGAGTCACCTAGGGTCAACTCAGCCCTGTGTCATTCCAGGGACCTGCCTGGTTTCTCTCCAGCTTCTCATCCAGCTCCTGGGTTAGCCCAACCTGGGGCCCCCTTTTGCCTGTCTCCCCAGGGTCCAATCATCAGCCAAACTGTGCTGAGCCTCTCCCCACTCTCTAACGTTCCCAGGGTGGTGCGGGGACTACAGGGTggcctgggggggaggggtggtcagcCACCCTCCAGGCTGCCCTGCCGggctccccaccctgcctctgcAGTGCAAGTATAGCCACTAGGAGCCCCCGCTGGGTAGACAGCGCTTCTTCTCAACCCTAAACAAGGATGAGTTTGCCTTCAAGTACCGGGGCCCAGCAGTGCTGAGATGGGACAACTTCCAGGAGAGTCATGTGCCCCTGGGCTCCCCTCACCAGTGGGGCTGTAGGGCTGGGAAGGCAGACCCTCAGGCT is a genomic window of Hippopotamus amphibius kiboko isolate mHipAmp2 chromosome 15, mHipAmp2.hap2, whole genome shotgun sequence containing:
- the SAXO5 gene encoding LOW QUALITY PROTEIN: testis-expressed protein 45 (The sequence of the model RefSeq protein was modified relative to this genomic sequence to represent the inferred CDS: inserted 1 base in 1 codon; substituted 1 base at 1 genomic stop codon) is translated as MATGALLPCPVSRLDFLKASHFXVGPDPRLHVDAKQCTSHPDFPAYPRVTRGPLCQPPPRASLFQQDTRWVGQERLSETHCAYAPPLPLLLSQWQPELARERTLAMQASNLHVHADSRTRTGLSTARSDSGWRELPERALDKIRGARLIFDRDSVPSGDRAKLRIPPTTHQEYFRLRDVCPKPREPSCHYGGPSSLKWGPRRQDDSTSYKRQFQALPGPPALMCKRASSSIELGDFRIGCEPMYAEQKYAYRPQVLPPDRYDKAQASAHIHHVNIHPGDGLFHDRTTKGEHFYARDPEPFVLHHNHSPESHILEGNGCPGPGSLTTSTHFFHGQPLPATKPPGRHVPHEKLQSPITLGEPSLLGQFFQTSVGTDYLPPGMQSPPRAPNLHLLQSNLPQGTGEPDFLTMNQKMVKPHRIAPASMLQRCKYSHXEPPLGRQRFFSTLNKDEFAFKYRGPAVLRWDNFQESHVPLGSPHQWGCRAGKADPQAPQTPTYPCPS